Proteins from a genomic interval of Rosa chinensis cultivar Old Blush chromosome 2, RchiOBHm-V2, whole genome shotgun sequence:
- the LOC112187615 gene encoding ultraviolet-B receptor UVR8 isoform X3 — MTMMANLNSKLGLFRLGTRWLSSTGSGPGKRVAAVWGNGDYGRLGLGSLDSQWSPTPLLCSAFQDQSLEAVACGGAHTLFLTQAGRVFATGLNDFGQLGASTDVPYATEPVEVSGINKPVVQISAGYYHSCAVTVLLAEDGELYMWGKNSYGQLGLGKRGAKTVPAPAKVECLAGITIRMVALGSEHSVAVTDGGESLSWGGGSGRLGHGPESGILGIFKSTGEYTPRLIKKLEGTKVKKVAAGLLHSACVDENGSVFVFGERAVDRMGSLKGKNGTAPSMISRLPCSEEVSCGGYHTCVITSGGELYSWGSNENGCLGIGTTDVLHLPERVQGPFLKSAVIKPQQMCIYRYLVVGSIQQQFLKAISSHGVGEVHMEHFLKKGILLEDNWVRELMLTT, encoded by the exons ATGACGATGATGGCGAACTTGAATTCGAAATTAGGGTTGTTCCGATTAGGGACACGGTGGCTGAGCAGTACTGGGAGTGGGCCAGGGAAGAGGGTCGCGGCGGTTTGGGGCAATGGAGACTACGGGAGGCTCGGATTAGGGAGCTTGGACTCTCAGTGGAGCCCTACCCCTCTGCTCTGCTCTGCATTTCAGGACCAAAGCCTAGAAGCCGTTGCTTGCGGCGGAGCTCACACTCTGTTCTTGACCCAAGCTGGCCGGGTTTTCGCCACCGGCCTAAATGATTTCGGACAGCTTGGGGCCTCCACTGATGTGCCTTATGCTACT GAGCCGGTGGAGGTATCGGGAATCAACAAGCCAGTTGTGCAAATTTCCGCTGGATATTATCATTCTTGTGCTGTTACAG TTTTACTTGCAGAAGATGGAGAGTTATACATGTGGGGGAAGAACTCATATGGGCAGCTTGGCCTTGGAAAGA GAGGAGCAAAAACAGTTCCTGCACCAGCAAAAGTTGAATGCTTGGCTGGAATCACCATTAGGATGGTAGCTTTGGGATCAGAGCACTCAGTGGCTGTTACTG ATGGAGGTGAGTCCTTAAGTTGGGGAGGAGGTTCTGGTAGACTTGGTCATGGCCCTGAATCAGGCATTTTAGGAATTTTCAAAAGTACCGG tGAATATACACCAAGGCTTATCAAGAAACTTGAGGGGACCAAA GTCAAAAAAGTTGCTGCTGGATTGCTGCATTCAGCATGCGTTGACG AAAATGGATCTGTATTCGTATTTGGTGAAAGAGCAGTAGATAGAATG GGGAGTTTAAAGGGGAAGAATGGAACTGCACCGTCCATGATCAGCAGACTTCCCTGCTCAGAAGAAGTTTCATGCGGTGGCTATCACACATGCGTCATAACAA GTGGTGGAGAACTCTACAGTTGGGGTTCAAATGAAAATGGTTGCCTTGGTATTGG TACTACTGATGTACTTCATCTGCCGGAAAGAGTTCAAGGTCCATTCTTGAAATCTGCAGTTATCAAG CCTCAACAAATGTGCATATACAGGTATCTTGTGGTTGGAAGCATACAGCAGCAATTTCTG